Below is a genomic region from Methanofollis sp. UBA420.
AGGAGTACGAGACCTTCCTCCGATATGCGCGGGCAGACCGCCTCTCTGCCGCACCCATCGAGGTCGCCGTCCCGGCAGGGACCGGGGGACAGAGCTTTTTCCTCTTCATCTACGGCCTCCTCATCCCCCTCCTCCTCTTCATGCCCGCGATCATCTCGGCAAGCCTGATCATCGACTTCATCACCGAGGAGTACAGCGCCCGGACCCTCGACACCCTCCTCTCCACCCCCCTCACTTTCACGGAGATTCTCTGGGGCAAGGTCTTCGCCGCCTGGGTACTCGTGCCCCTCCAGGGCGGCGCATGGCTCCTCCTCCTCGGCCTCAACGGCATCGCCGTCCACAATATTGTCGAGGTGCTGGTCCACGTCTCCGCGGCCTCGCTCGTCCTGATCCTCCTTGGCGCCCTCGCCGCCCTCCACTTCAGGGACCGGACAAACGCGCAGTTCATCTTCTCGACCGGCCTTGTGGTCGTCCTCCTCGTCGCCCTTGCGATCCCGGCAAACCCGGCAAACTTCATCGTCCTCCTTGCCGCGGGGGCCGACGTTCCCTGGCACTGGGCCGCCCTCGCCGTCGTCCTCTGCGGGACACTTCTCCTCGCCGCCGTCACCGACCGCTACGCACGCACGATCGCACGCCGGGCGATGGCCTGAGGACCACCACATCCGGATATAAACCGGATTCGAAGATCAAACATTCAGATAATCACAAATATGCAAAATCGATGATACAATTGTCGAGAAAAACCGGAAACAATAAATCCTAATTATTTCCACTTTTGCGTGATTACTATGATCACGAAGAGAGTCATTGCGTCGGGAGCAGTGCTGATGGCCATGCTCCTCCTGGTCATGCCCGTTGCAGCTATCGGCGGGAACGAGGCATGGATCCAGGTGCGCTGCAACGTAGAAGGCGCATCGATCTACTTTGACGGCGACTACAAGGGGCAGATCGCCGGAGGCGAACTGAATGTCCCGGTCTATACCACCGGCACGCCATACCACACGGCAAAAGCCGTCATGGACGGCTACTACACCTCGTCGACCTCGATCGGCAGTTACCCCGCAGTCGGCGAAACAACGACGGTGTACATCACCCTGAACCCGACCCCGACCCCGGCACCGGCGACCACCGGCACCCTCTCGGTGACCTCATCGCCGAGCGGTGCCAAGGTCTATGTGGACGGGTCGTACTACGGCAGGACGTCTCAGGTCATCTCAGGTCTCTCGACCGGCGACCACCGGGTCGAGGTCACCCTCGACGGCTACGAGACCTGGAAGAGCAGCGCCCGCGTGAGGGCCGGCCAGGTCACGGACGTCTATGCCAGCCTGACACACAAGCCGACGCTCGGTTCGATCTATGTCTCGTCCGGTCCCTCGGGCGCAAACATCTACCTTGACGGTGTGTACAAGGGAACGACCCCGCGGACTCTCTCCGGCATTGCCGAGGGCAGGCACTATGTCGACGTCGAACTCGCCGGCTACCAGGAATGGAGCGGGCCGGTGAATGTCGTCGCTAACCAGCAGGCCCACATCTCCGTGAGCCTCACGCCTGAATCGAAGCCTGTCTACGGCACCATCGCGGTCTACTCAGATCCCATCGGGGCCTACATCTACCTTGACGGCGACTACCAGGGCCGCACCTCCCCTGAGGGCTTCGTGATCATCGGCGTCTCGCCGGGCGCCCACACCGTGAACCTCAAGCTTGACGGGTACAAAGACGCGGCCACCTCGGTGAACGTGAACTCGGGCCAGCAGTCGTCGGTGCGTTCGACCCTTCAGACCCCGGGGGCCAACACAGGCTCGATGGAGGTCACCTCTGACCCGGCAGGGGCAGAGATCTACCTGAATAATGCCTACAAGGGGGTCACCCCGGTGACGCTCAACGACCTTGCGCCGGGCAGTTACACCGTCGCCCTCAAACTCAACGGCTATGTCGACTGGACGACGACCGCCACGGTGAACACCGGCGCGACGACCCCGATCTCGGCACAGTTCGTGGCAGTCCCGCCGACGACACAGAAGTCTCCAGGCATGGTCGTCCCGGCCCTCGGGGCCCTTGCCATCCTCGGGTACCTCGCGGTTCGGAGAGAGAACTGAACACTTCTTTTTTTTCCGGGTCCTGGTGAGATTTGATTCAAATCCGCCGGGTCAGGTCACACGTCTCTCACCCGGGAACATCTTTGAGGGGCGCCTCAGGGAAAGAGAAGACAGAGATCCTCTTAATCCAGATCCGGTTCTCCTGCGGCCTTACAAAACCAAACTGATATATCCTCATCCCTCTGCACCCTCAGTATGGGGCAGAAGATCGTCGAAAGAGCACAGGGGTTTCTCATCAACCCTGTCGAGACATTTCGAGATGCACGAACCGACGATCTCAGCGCCGCCCTCGCGTACTTCGGCGCCCTCCTCGCCGTCAACCTCGTCCTCCTCTGCCTTCTCGTCACCGGCGGGCTTGTTTTGGTGTCCGGAGTAGGAAGCGGACTGATTGTATGTGCTGTGCTCGTCTCCGTCATCGCCGACGTGATCGGCACGATCGTCCTCTTCGTCCTCGCCGCCCTGGCCCTCCACCTCTTCGTCGTCCTCCTCATCGGCGGGAACGGCATCAAGGAGACGTTCAAGGCCCTCGCATACGCCGCCACCCCCGGTCTTCTCCTCGGGTGGGTCCCGCTCGTCGGTCTCCTGGCAGGGGTCTGGACCCTGGGCCTCGCGGTCATCGGGGTCAGAGAACTCCACGAGACGACGACCGGGCGGGCGGGGGTCTCGGTCCTCCCGCTGCCGGTGCTCGCCCTCCTCCTCTTCGTCCTCCCCCTGATCATTCTGAGCGGCAGTATCTCAGAGGAGCCCTCTTTTCTGAGTACTCGCTATGCGTACGACCTCACCATCCAGACTGAGACGCCCATCGAGAATGTGACGTTCCTCCTCCCCATCCCGACCTGCGGCGACCGTCCGGCCATCGGTCCGGAACCGATCACTGACGAGTTCTACTCAAGCTGTCTCCCGGAGAATGTCACGTCCACCCTTGTCCTTGTCGAAGGTCGGCCATATCTCCGCTTGACCACACCGTTCATGGACGCCGGGGAAGAGATATCTATTGATTATCAGAACTACACATCACTCGGCCAGAATTTCAGCCCGGAGGTCGTGCCGCAGCTGGTCAACACCCTCCACCCATTCGACAACGAGTCCCTCTTCTCCTCCGGGCAGGACCTCACGCGTGCAGACTGCTCTCCGGAGGAGGTGAAGACGCACGGCACCAATCCAGGTTATTCCTGCACCTATGCCATTCCCATCTCTGCATACTACGAGAACGGGACACAGGTCGAGATATCCTCCGGGATCGAGGGAGCGAACGATTGGAGAGAGTTTTTCGATGCCTGGATCTCCAATCACTATTCAGATCGCTATCACCTCACCATCACCGGCGAACCGCAGGGCTGGATCTCTGCCGACGGGAGGGTGGTGGCAGGGTCGGGGATCTATCGGGAGTGGCAGGTGGGACCTCTCCCGGCCTCAGACGCCTGAGAAGAGAGTGAGGCGGGTCAGGGCGCGGTCTCCCCCATCCCACCGAAACCCAACGCCCTGATCGCATCCTTCAAGACCCTCCGGGCCGATAGATCACGGGATGAAGACCGTGGTCATTTCGCCGGGGATCGCCACCTACGGCGCCATGCTCATCGGCGGGGTTGTGCGGGAGGCCGGGCACGAGGTCGCCCTCTCCACCTCTCTTGCGGCAGGCGACGCAGAGGCCGTCCTCCTCTCCCTGTACTCGACCCAGCACCTGATGGACCCGGAGATGAAGGCGTTCGTCGCCAGCGTCAGGGCCTCGGGCAGGCCCGTCTATATAGGCGGCCCTGTCTCGGCGTACCCGGAGTACGTCCTCGGCGAACTCGCCCCCGACGCGGTGGTCGTCGGCGAGGGCGAGGCGACGGTGCCCCGCCTCCTTGCCGGGGGGATACACCCCGACCTTCCTGGCGTGGCCTATGTCGACGGGGGAAAGACCGTGGTCACTCCCCCCGCACCGCCGGCGCCGGTGGAGAGGCCCCTCCCCCTGATCCCCGACGCCATCGGGCAGCAGTCCATCAGGGGCGCGAATGCCTATATCGAGACGCACCGCGGCTGCACAGGGGCCTGCACCTTCTGCCAGGTGCCCCGCTTCTTCGGCCGCGAGATCAGGAGCCGCGGGCTTGAGGAGATCAGGGAGGAGGTGCGGGCCTTCAGGGAGAAAGGGGCGACGAGGCTCTCGGTCTCCGGGGGCACCGGATCCCTGTACGGCTATGACGGCGCGATCGACAACGACGCCGTCATCGCCCTCCTTGAAATGCTCGCCGAGGAACTCGGGCCAAGGAATGTCTCGGCACCCGACATCAGGGTGGACGCGATCACCGACGAGATCCTGGAAGCGATCCAGAAGTACACCATCGGCTGGCTTTTCTTCGGTTTCGAGTCGGGAAGCGACCGCATCCTCAGGCAGATGGGCAAGGGGGTGACCGTCGCACAGATGCACGACGCCGTGGAGCAGTCCCGCCAGCACGGCCTGAAGGTCGCCGGGTGCTTCATCGTCGGCTACCCGACCGAGACCGCGGAGGACTACACGGCAACGAAGGATTTCATCGCCGCCGAGATGCTCGACGACGTCTTCATCTCCGTCGCCGAACCGATCCCCCGCACGCCCCTTGCGGATCTGGTACTGCGGACGCCGCACCCGGAGAACCCGGTCTTTGCACCCCACGAAGGGGAGTACCGCTCTCTCCGCCTCACCGAGGCCGAGGCGCGGTGGTTCGACCTCTCCCAGCACGCCGATATGTACAAGCCCCTCCTCCACGTGGTCACCGACGAGGTCTTCAGCCTCTACCTCTCTGAAGCAAGGAAGCAGGGGGAGGACGTGCGGCGGGTGACCGCACTGATCGAGAAGTACGACCGGTGAAGACGGGAATACTCTGGAGCGGAGACGAGAAAAAACGTGATGGACAGGGGGAGAATTGAACCTTTTAAATTACGAAGATTGTTTCCCCGGCAACGAAGATTTCTTCGTGATATGCCGTATCAGATGAGCAGGACTGTTACCCGGACTCCAGGTATCGGCCCTTTGCATGACGTAGGTTTCATCTGATACCTGCTCAAGACCCCCTGCAGTCGTCCTGCCTATGATCATCGAGAAAATCCGCGCGTCCTGCTCTTTTTTCAGGGAGCTCCACTCATCGAGAAGAGCTTCGTTCGAGATTTTCGAGCCTCCGTCGGTGATAAAGAGAAGATCCGCACTCTTGAACTGCGGCTCTTTCAGGGACCGCATTCCCGCCTTCAGGGCGGTGTTAAAATCCGTGCCTCCGCCGAATGTTTGATTGAGAAATTCAAGAAAC
It encodes:
- a CDS encoding ABC transporter permease; translated protein: MNARHVWTVAKKEFRGIGQERTIVLAILLQVFIAMFSSFLVIGLTSLYDPASMDRSGSVYAVGYAGADSPLQGILEADDTFAVYRMDLSPAVAALKERQLAAVVYVPPTPPDAVEPVQVTLYTLKNDIQTAVVGVELKEDFEEYETFLRYARADRLSAAPIEVAVPAGTGGQSFFLFIYGLLIPLLLFMPAIISASLIIDFITEEYSARTLDTLLSTPLTFTEILWGKVFAAWVLVPLQGGAWLLLLGLNGIAVHNIVEVLVHVSAASLVLILLGALAALHFRDRTNAQFIFSTGLVVVLLVALAIPANPANFIVLLAAGADVPWHWAALAVVLCGTLLLAAVTDRYARTIARRAMA
- a CDS encoding PEGA domain-containing protein, translated to MITKRVIASGAVLMAMLLLVMPVAAIGGNEAWIQVRCNVEGASIYFDGDYKGQIAGGELNVPVYTTGTPYHTAKAVMDGYYTSSTSIGSYPAVGETTTVYITLNPTPTPAPATTGTLSVTSSPSGAKVYVDGSYYGRTSQVISGLSTGDHRVEVTLDGYETWKSSARVRAGQVTDVYASLTHKPTLGSIYVSSGPSGANIYLDGVYKGTTPRTLSGIAEGRHYVDVELAGYQEWSGPVNVVANQQAHISVSLTPESKPVYGTIAVYSDPIGAYIYLDGDYQGRTSPEGFVIIGVSPGAHTVNLKLDGYKDAATSVNVNSGQQSSVRSTLQTPGANTGSMEVTSDPAGAEIYLNNAYKGVTPVTLNDLAPGSYTVALKLNGYVDWTTTATVNTGATTPISAQFVAVPPTTQKSPGMVVPALGALAILGYLAVRREN
- a CDS encoding Yip1 family protein is translated as MGQKIVERAQGFLINPVETFRDARTDDLSAALAYFGALLAVNLVLLCLLVTGGLVLVSGVGSGLIVCAVLVSVIADVIGTIVLFVLAALALHLFVVLLIGGNGIKETFKALAYAATPGLLLGWVPLVGLLAGVWTLGLAVIGVRELHETTTGRAGVSVLPLPVLALLLFVLPLIILSGSISEEPSFLSTRYAYDLTIQTETPIENVTFLLPIPTCGDRPAIGPEPITDEFYSSCLPENVTSTLVLVEGRPYLRLTTPFMDAGEEISIDYQNYTSLGQNFSPEVVPQLVNTLHPFDNESLFSSGQDLTRADCSPEEVKTHGTNPGYSCTYAIPISAYYENGTQVEISSGIEGANDWREFFDAWISNHYSDRYHLTITGEPQGWISADGRVVAGSGIYREWQVGPLPASDA
- a CDS encoding methyl-coenzyme M reductase glutamine C-methyltransferase — encoded protein: MKTVVISPGIATYGAMLIGGVVREAGHEVALSTSLAAGDAEAVLLSLYSTQHLMDPEMKAFVASVRASGRPVYIGGPVSAYPEYVLGELAPDAVVVGEGEATVPRLLAGGIHPDLPGVAYVDGGKTVVTPPAPPAPVERPLPLIPDAIGQQSIRGANAYIETHRGCTGACTFCQVPRFFGREIRSRGLEEIREEVRAFREKGATRLSVSGGTGSLYGYDGAIDNDAVIALLEMLAEELGPRNVSAPDIRVDAITDEILEAIQKYTIGWLFFGFESGSDRILRQMGKGVTVAQMHDAVEQSRQHGLKVAGCFIVGYPTETAEDYTATKDFIAAEMLDDVFISVAEPIPRTPLADLVLRTPHPENPVFAPHEGEYRSLRLTEAEARWFDLSQHADMYKPLLHVVTDEVFSLYLSEARKQGEDVRRVTALIEKYDR